In Uranotaenia lowii strain MFRU-FL chromosome 2, ASM2978415v1, whole genome shotgun sequence, one genomic interval encodes:
- the LOC129746433 gene encoding chymotrypsin-2-like, whose product MFRLSLLFVLVAAVAVFGKTLPVEYQEWEGYIVGGQNAASGQFPYQVSLRSAQNAHFCGGSIVNNRWILSAAHCTIGRTTANTRVVVGTHLLNSGGVMHNAQAIINHPSYNANTLANDISVVHTATVIAFTNLAQPIGLAANFINTAAGALASGWGQLGANAGIPNNLQWLSTSIITLADCRSRHSVANAARVFDHTVCTLSPTGQGMCMGDSGGPLVHGGLQQGVVSWGIPCGLGAPDVFARVSSFRAWILSHTG is encoded by the exons ATGTTCCGATTGAGCTTGTTGTTTGTGCTAGTGGCTGCCGTTGCCGTTTTCGGCAAGA CACTCCCGGTCGAGTATCAGGAATGGGAAGGATACATCGTTGGTGGTCAGAATGCCGCTTCCGGTCAGTTCCCGTACCAGGTTTCTCTGCGTTCGGCCCAGAATGCTCACTTCTGTGGTGGCTCGATCGTCAATAACCGTTGGATTCTGTCCGCTGCTCACTGCACCATTGGACGTACCACCGCTAACACTCGCGTCGTTGTCGGAACTCACTTGCTGAACAGCGGTGGAGTTATGCACAATGCCCAGGCCATCATCAACCATCCGTCTTACAACGCCAACACCTTGGCCAACGATATTTCGGTCGTCCATACAGCTACCGTTATTGCTTTCACCAACTTGGCTCAACCTATTGGTCTGGCTGCTAACTTCATCAACACCGCCGCCGGCGCTTTGGCATCCGGATGGGGACAACTCGGAGCTAACGCTGGTATCCCCAACAATCTGCAGTGGCTGAGCACCAGCATCATCACCCTGGCCGATTGCCGTAGCCGTCACTCTGTTGCCAACGCTGCTCGTGTCTTTGATCATACCGTCTGTACTTTGAGCCCAACTGGCCAGGGTATGTGCATGGGAGATTCCGGTGGCCCATTGGTCCATGGAGGTCTGCAGCAAGGTGTCGTGTCCTGGGGTATTCCTTGCGGACTCGGAGCTCCCGATGTATTCGCCCGTGTTTCCTCATTCCGTGCCTGGATCTTGTCCCACACCggttaa
- the LOC129743676 gene encoding uncharacterized protein LOC129743676, with protein sequence MVARLALPPPPPSVDGAGSKFLTSSVNGQPVSFESTATEPNRSTESDIRICDGSGYNSPRSTGSKTWACSTARGRCMPVWLTTLQLRCGENRGSLRKTCIGNTVFGLICSPDCTKI encoded by the exons ATGGTAGCTCGATTGGCTTTACCTCCACCTCCTCCGTCAGTCGATGGAGCCGGCTCAAAGTTCCTAACGTCTTCCGTAAATGGTCAACCAGTTTCGTTTGAATCTACTGCAACCGAACCGAACCGTTCCACCGAATCTGACATTCGTATTTGTGATGGATCCGGATACAATTCCCCAAGATCCACCGGGAGTAAAACGTGGGCTTGTTCTACGGCTAGGGGAAGATGCATGCCAGTGTGGTTGACGACGCTGCAACTGCGCTGTGGTGAGAATCGAGGAAGTTTGCGAAAAACCTGTATTGGAAATACCGTTTTCGGTCTCATTTGTT CACCGGATTGCACTAAAATTTAG
- the LOC129748014 gene encoding chymotrypsin-2-like, whose product MFRLSLLFVLLASVAVFGKYVPAEYQEWEGFIVGGQNAASGQFPYQVSLRSALNSHFCGASIVNSRWVLSAAHCTVGRTTANTRIVVGTHLLNSGGISHNTQHIVNHPSYNANTLANDVSVLQTATVIAFTNLAQPIGLSATFINTATGALASGWGRLGANAGIPNNLQWLSTSIITLADCRNRHSTANAASVFDHTVCTLSPTGQGMCMGDSGGPLVHGGLQQGIVSWGIPCGMGAPDVFARVSSFRAWILSHTG is encoded by the exons ATGTTCCGATTGAGCTTGTTGTTTGTGCTTTTGGCGTCGGTTGCCGTTTTCGGCAAAT ACGTACCGGCTGAGTACCAGGAATGGGAAGGATTCATCGTCGGCGGTCAGAATGCCGCTTCCGGTCAGTTCCCGTACCAGGTTTCTCTGCGTTCGGCCCTTAACTCCCATTTCTGTGGCGCTTCTATTGTGAACTCTCGCTGGGTCCTGTCTGCTGCTCACTGTACCGTTGGCCGAACCACCGCCAATACCCGAATTGTTGTCGGAACTCACTTGCTGAACAGCGGTGGAATTTCCCATAACACCCAGCACATCGTCAACCACCCGTCGTACAATGCCAACACTCTGGCTAACGACGTTTCGGTCCTCCAGACTGCCACCGTTATCGCTTTCACCAACTTGGCTCAGCCAATTGGTCTGTCTGCTACCTTCATCAATACTGCCACTGGAGCTCTCGCTTCCGGATGGGGACGTCTTGGAGCTAACGCTGGTATCCCCAACAACCTGCAGTGGCTGAGCACCAGCATCATCACCCTGGCCGATTGCCGTAACCGTCACTCAACTGCCAACGCTGCTTCCGTCTTCGATCACACCGTCTGTACTTTGAGCCCAACTGGCCAGGGTATGTGCATGGGAGATTCTGGTGGCCCACTGGTCCATGGAGGTCTGCAGCAGGGTATTGTTTCCTGGGGTATTCCTTGCGGAATGGGCGCTCCCGATGTATTCGCTCGTGTTTCCTCCTTCCGTGCCTGGATCCTGTCCCACACCGGTTAA
- the LOC129748183 gene encoding chymotrypsin-2-like — protein sequence MSRLALVVVFALVGSCFGGITPYSDWAGRVVGGSDAALGQFPYQASIRTPANQHFCGGSIISSTWILCAAHCTQGRTPANTEVVVGILGRFEGTRLPISEIINHPEYGSISLDNDISLIRLAAPLTFGPNVAAVQLADQRITQGNAIVSGWGQTDHPGDAAEVLQFVSKPIIDNDACRAQHNAINALRVRDNNICAGGELGVGACMGDSGGPLTIGGIQEGVVSWGIACAQGVPDVYARVSSHRDWIRQNTGV from the exons ATGTCTCGTTTGGCTTTGGTTGTCGTGTTTGCTTTGGTGGGATCCTGCTTCGGAGGAATTACTCCGTACTCGGATTGGGCTGGCCGCGTCGTCGGTGGTTCTGATGCTGCCCTCGGTCAGTTCCCGTACCAGGCTTCGATCCGCACCCCAGCCAATCAGCACTTCTGCGGTGGATCCATCATCAGTAGCACATGGATCCTGTGCGCTGCTCACTGCACCCAAGGTCGTACCCCAGCCAATACTGAAGTCGTTGTAGGAATTTTGGGCCGATTCGAGGGTACTAGACTGCCCATCAGCGAAATTATCAATCACCCCGAGTATGGTTCCATTTCTCTGGACAACGACATCTCGCTGATTCGTTTGGCTGCCCCATTAACATTCGGACCCAACGTTGCCGCCGTTCAGTTGGCAGATCAGCGTATCACCCAAGGAAATGCCATCGTCTCCGGATGGGGTCAAACCGAC cACCCGGGTGATGCTGCTGAAGTGTTGCAGTTTGTGAGCAAGCCAATCATCGATAATGATGCGTGCCGAGCCCAGCACAACGCCATCAATGCCTTGCGAGTCCGTGACAACAACATCTGTGCCGGAGGTGAACTCGGCGTTGGAGCCTGTATGGGCGATTCCGGTGGCCCGCTAACTATTGGAGGAATCCAGGAAGGTGTTGTATCCTGGGGTATTGCCTGTGCTCAGGGTGTTCCGGATGTGTATGCTCGTGTTTCGTCCCACCGCGACTGGATCCGACAGAACACCGGTGTCTAA
- the LOC129743271 gene encoding chymotrypsin-like protease CTRL-1, with amino-acid sequence MFRLALAVGLTLVGICFAGIVPEQYSEKAGRVVGGSNAVLGQFPYQASILGVLGRTDGANHEVIEILNHPEYNPLFLDNDISLILLTTPLTFGPNVAAVQLSNQHITQGTAIISGWGQTSHPGFPADELQFVSKPIVDNDECRARHLNINAAMIRDNNLCAGGIDAQLNGSIAGPDKESPNRSSKSNSEAPM; translated from the exons ATGTTTCGTTTGGCATTGGCTGTTGGATTAACATTGGTCGGAATTTGTTTCGCGGGAATTGTTCCGGAACAATATTCGGAAAAGGCTGGTCGAGTCGTCGGAGGTTCCAATGCCGTTTTAGGACAATTTCCGTACCAAGCTTCGATCC TGGGAGTATTGGGTAGAACTGATGGTGCTAATCACGAAGTGATTGAAATACTCAATCATCCTGAGTACAATCCACTGTTTCTGGATAATGATATCTCTCTGATTCTTTTGACTACACCACTGACATTCGGCCCCAATGTTGCCGCCGTCCAGCTGTCGAATCAGCATATCACTCAAGGAACTGCCATTATTTCCGGCTGGGGCCAAACATCG CATCCTGGTTTTCCGGCTGATGAATTACAGTTTGTCAGCAAACCAATAGTGGATAACGACGAGTGCCGAGCCAGACACTTGAACATCAACGCTGCGATGATCCGGGACAACAACCTTTGTGCCGGAGGGATAGacgcccaa CTAAATGGATCAATTGCTGGACCGGATAAAGAAAGTCCTAACCGATCTTCCAAAAGTAATAGCGAGGCTCCAATGTGA